Proteins encoded together in one Fimbriiglobus ruber window:
- a CDS encoding response regulator: protein MTQPAKPVTILMADDDPDDRQLTLEAFEEARLANDLRFVEDGAELLDYLHRRGKYTDPKSSPRPGIILLDLNMPRKDGREALAEIKADPRFRAIRVIVLTTSKAEEDVNRIYTLSAASYITKPVTFEALVEVVRTLGKYWLEIVELPDNGDTGT from the coding sequence ATGACGCAACCAGCTAAACCCGTCACGATCCTGATGGCGGACGACGACCCGGACGATCGCCAGTTGACGCTGGAGGCGTTCGAGGAGGCCCGACTAGCTAACGACCTTCGCTTCGTCGAGGACGGGGCCGAATTGCTCGATTACCTCCACCGCCGTGGGAAATACACCGACCCGAAAAGCTCCCCGCGGCCCGGGATCATTCTTCTCGACCTGAACATGCCCCGGAAGGACGGCCGCGAGGCGCTGGCCGAGATCAAGGCCGACCCGCGGTTCCGGGCCATTCGCGTGATCGTACTCACGACATCGAAGGCCGAAGAAGACGTAAATCGGATTTACACCCTGTCGGCCGCGTCTTATATCACGAAGCCGGTCACGTTCGAAGCACTCGTCGAAGTGGTTCGGACCCTCGGCAAATATTGGCTCGAGATCGTGGAGTTACCAGATAATGGCGACACCGGCACCTAA
- a CDS encoding hybrid sensor histidine kinase/response regulator, which yields MATPAPKAAIRVLLVDDDQDDYILTRDLVAEIPGNSYVLDWVSDYDAGLEAVGRGEHDVYLFDYRLGTRTGLDLLAAARGRGLGGPFILLTGQGQSEIDRAAAAAGAADYLEKGKLDAVSLERSIRYACQQKLYETELERKVQERTSELAAANASLRDADRRKDEFLATLAHELRNPLAPIRNALEIMRLAAGNLSGIEQSRQIIDRQVRQMVRLIDDLLDVSRITRGKVQLNLEPVPVPSILDAALETSRPQLEKAGLKIVSPQPAKTVWVKGDRVRLAQVFSNLLNNAAKYTEPGGTVTVEHFQEGDWAVIVVRDTGVGIPPDALPHVFDLFTQVDRTLNRAGGGLGIGLAIVRRLVEMHQGQVSVTSPGVGHGTEFTVRMPAIEPPR from the coding sequence ATGGCGACACCGGCACCTAAAGCCGCAATCCGCGTATTACTGGTCGACGACGATCAGGACGATTACATTCTGACCCGGGATCTCGTCGCCGAGATCCCGGGCAATTCTTACGTATTGGACTGGGTCTCCGACTACGACGCCGGCCTCGAGGCCGTGGGCCGCGGCGAGCACGACGTCTACCTGTTCGATTACCGCCTCGGCACGCGCACGGGCCTCGACCTGCTGGCCGCGGCCCGCGGCCGCGGGCTCGGCGGCCCGTTTATTTTGCTCACGGGACAGGGCCAGTCCGAGATCGACCGGGCTGCCGCGGCGGCCGGGGCCGCCGACTATCTCGAAAAGGGGAAGTTGGACGCCGTCTCGCTCGAACGCTCGATCCGGTACGCCTGCCAGCAAAAACTATACGAAACGGAACTGGAACGAAAGGTTCAAGAACGGACTTCCGAACTGGCCGCCGCGAACGCCTCGCTCCGCGACGCGGACCGGCGGAAGGACGAATTCCTGGCGACGCTCGCGCACGAACTTCGCAACCCGCTCGCCCCGATCCGGAACGCGCTCGAAATCATGAGGCTGGCCGCGGGCAACCTGTCCGGCATCGAGCAATCCCGGCAAATCATCGACCGCCAGGTCCGGCAAATGGTCCGGCTGATCGACGACCTGCTCGACGTGTCGCGGATCACGAGGGGGAAAGTCCAACTCAACCTGGAGCCGGTGCCTGTTCCCTCGATCCTCGACGCGGCCCTGGAAACGAGCCGCCCGCAACTGGAAAAAGCGGGGTTAAAGATCGTCAGCCCGCAGCCGGCGAAAACGGTTTGGGTTAAAGGGGATCGGGTCCGGCTCGCGCAAGTTTTTTCCAATCTCTTAAACAACGCGGCGAAATACACGGAGCCGGGCGGTACGGTGACCGTGGAACACTTCCAGGAAGGGGATTGGGCCGTCATCGTCGTGCGCGACACGGGGGTCGGCATCCCGCCGGACGCGCTTCCCCACGTCTTCGATTTGTTCACTCAGGTCGACCGGACCTTGAATCGCGCCGGTGGCGGCCTGGGGATCGGGCTGGCGATCGTCCGGCGCCTGGTAGAAATGCATCAAGGGCAGGTGAGTGTCACGAGCCCGGGTGTCGGGCACGGGACCGAATTCACGGTCCGTATGCCCGCCATCGAGCCGCCACGTTAG